From a single Micromonospora pallida genomic region:
- a CDS encoding ABC transporter ATP-binding protein produces MEEIKLHRSVPRQREVLLDVDHVTLRFGGVTALDDVSFSLYQGEILGLIGPNGAGKTTCFNVMTGVYRPTSGAVRFSGQQVTGRKPHQINRMGIARTFQNIRLFPEMTALENVMIGADARHKTSVVGALFRLYRVKAKPEELPVVDSTNGIVRTWQKIRRGSAKVFGISRHTLEERAGERKSLELLKFVGIVGRANELARNLPYGDQRRLEIARALATEPKLLCLDEPAAGFNPAEKAELNALIRRIRDLGYTVLLIEHDMRLVMGVTDRIVVLEFGKKIAEGTPAEVRENPKVIAAYLGESVDAA; encoded by the coding sequence CTGGAGGAGATCAAGCTCCACCGGTCGGTGCCCCGGCAGCGGGAGGTGCTGCTCGACGTCGACCACGTGACGCTGCGCTTCGGCGGTGTGACGGCCCTGGACGACGTCAGCTTCAGCCTCTACCAGGGGGAGATCCTCGGTCTGATCGGCCCGAACGGAGCCGGTAAGACCACCTGCTTCAACGTGATGACCGGCGTGTACCGGCCCACCTCTGGGGCGGTGCGGTTCAGCGGCCAGCAGGTGACCGGTCGCAAGCCGCACCAGATCAACCGGATGGGCATCGCCCGGACGTTCCAGAACATCCGTCTCTTCCCGGAGATGACGGCGCTGGAGAACGTCATGATCGGTGCGGACGCCCGGCACAAGACCAGTGTGGTCGGGGCGCTGTTCCGGCTCTACCGGGTCAAGGCCAAGCCGGAGGAGTTGCCGGTGGTCGACTCGACCAACGGGATCGTCCGGACCTGGCAGAAGATCCGGCGCGGCAGCGCGAAGGTCTTCGGTATCTCCCGGCACACGCTGGAGGAGCGGGCCGGCGAGCGTAAGTCCCTCGAACTGCTCAAGTTCGTCGGGATCGTCGGCCGGGCCAACGAACTGGCCCGGAACCTGCCCTACGGTGACCAGCGTCGGCTGGAGATCGCCCGGGCGCTGGCCACCGAGCCGAAGCTGCTTTGCCTGGACGAGCCGGCCGCCGGCTTCAACCCGGCGGAGAAGGCGGAGCTGAACGCCCTCATCCGGCGGATCCGCGACCTCGGCTACACGGTGCTGCTCATCGAGCACGACATGCGGCTCGTCATGGGGGTCACCGACCGGATCGTGGTGCTGGAGTTCGGCAAGAAGATCGCCGAGGGGACGCCCGCCGAGGTGCGGGAGAACCCGAAGGTGATCGCGGCCTACCTGGGGGAGTCCGTCGATGCTGCTTGA